The Indicator indicator isolate 239-I01 unplaced genomic scaffold, UM_Iind_1.1 iindUn_scaffold_300, whole genome shotgun sequence region gagccctgctgcccGAGACCACCCATGGTGCTGCTGATGGGCAggagagactaacatctctctctctgctttgcagTCTATTGCTGTTGtgtattattgttattaaaattccttctctcttattattggcttttgttatatttttttcccctctccccctgcccatttaagagggggagtgatagagcagctttggtgggcatctggcctccaggccagggccgaACCACCACACTTCCCATCATTAATCTcagatgctgaaggcagaaaCTCCCCCTCCTTAGCTGCAAGGTCATCATGGGAACCTCTTCCACTGATGTGCTTGGGGAAACCTTCATGGGCATCAGAAATTTCTTGGAACTGTCTTTTTTACCTTtgatttttctattatttttcccAAGCCTTGGCAATTCATTGCCTAGAAATagcagttctttcttttttgtgggggtgctggggactGGGTCAGAAGAAAACACCCTCATGGTGTATGTAGGTAtttgcagccctgtggagaagaggTTGGGGAGATTAGAATCaatgcatcatagaatcatagaatcatccaggctggaaatgaccacagagagcatccagtccaccccTTTTGcccactccaccaagtctgtcaccacaccatatccccaggcaccagctctagatggcttttaaacacctccagggatggagactcaaccacctccctgggcagcctgttccagtgcctcacaaccctttccatgaaaaaaattgttcctaatgtccagtctaaacctctcctggcacagcctgaggccattccctctcattctgtcattaGGTACTTGTGAGAAGATTCCAGTGcctacctctctacaacctcctttcaggtagctgtagacagcaatgaggtctcccctcagcctccttttctggagatgaaacaaccccagttccctcagccactcctcacaggcctTGTTCTccaccctcagcagctcagtCTCCCTTTTCTgtccccactccagcccctccatgtccttcctgtacagtggtgcccagaactgaacacagccctcaaggtgcagcctgacCAAAGCTGAgtccagagggacaatcaccttcctgctcctgctggccacactatttctgatacaggccaggatgccattggcctttttggccagccaggcacagtgctggctcgtCTTCATCCTCTTGTCAATCagtccccccaggtccttttccaccacacagctctccagccattcttcCCCAAGCTTGTAGAgttgcatgaggttgttgtggcaCAGgtgacacttggccttgttgaagctcatgcAGTTGATCTCAGCCCATCAGCCCAAcctatccaggtccctctgtagagcctccctaccctcaagcagatcaactcTCCCACCTAAtcttgtgtcatctgcaaactcccTGAGGGTGCCCTTGATCCTCTCATCCAAGTCATTGATAAAGAAATTGACCAGGACTGatcccagtactgagccctggggaacaccacttgggactggctgccagctggattgaactccattgaccactaccctggCCTGGACATCCAGCCAGTGCtttccccagcagagcctgtgcccatctcagccatgagcagccagtttgctTGGGAGAATGCCATGAGAAAATGTGGCAAAGGCCTTGTGGAcatccaggtaaacaacatccacagcctttccctcacccACTAGGCAGCATCTTCTCATAGAAGGAAAtgaggttggtcaggcaggaccagCCCTTCCTAAACCCTtcctgactgggcctgatcaccttgGCTGTCCTGTATGTGGTGCCTAAAGGCACTCAAGGTGATcttctccatgaccttccctggcacccagATCAGACTGACAGGGCTGGAATCCCCCAGATCCTCCCTTTGGCCTTTCTTATAGATGGGAGTCACATTTGTTGCCCTCCAGTCCACTGCGACCTCCCCagacagccagggctgctggtaAGTGATAGACAAAGGCTTGGTAAGtgcatctgccagctccttcagtacCTTTGGGGGCAAACTGGGCACAGCCTTGTGTGTGTttaagtggtgcagcaggtcactgaccatctcctctggctttgagaaggtctctcctcccctgtcttccagctcagggggaTGGGTGACTAGGGAACAATGAGTTCTACTGCTAGAGACTGAGGCAGAGGTGGCATTAAGTACCTCAgacttttcctcatcctttgtcACTCTCTTACCCTCTGCGTCCAGTAAAGGATGAAGATTCTCCCTGGTCCTTTTTTTTGGGTTGATGTATTTATGGAAACATTTTTGTATTGCCTTCAGCAGCAAGAGTTAGGTGGAGTTCTCACTGGGCTCTGGACCTCCTAATTTTCTCCCCACATAACCTCACCACATATTTGCAGTGCTCATGAGAGGCCTGccccctcttccaaaggccaaaatctctgctttccttcctgaattccagccaaagctctctATTCAGCCAGGACAGTCTTCTTCCCTTCTGACTTGTGTTTTAGCACGTGGGCACAGCCTTCTCCTGGGCTTTCAGATGTCCTGCCTGAAGCATGTCCAGGATTTCTGGACTCCATTACCCTTGAGAACTGCCTCTCAAGGAAGGGATGGTTTGGAGCACTAGTTTAGGCTGCACAGttttccaggaatgggacatCCTCTTCTCTGAGCAAAACTTCTCTTTCTTAGCCTATGACCACTATATTTTCATCTGCAAATACCTTGGAGAGTGCTCAGACAACTCCCAGGCTTGGGTTTAGAGGCCTCAAGGACATGAGCAGTAGAGGCTGAAGCCTGTGGGTTCAGTGGTTGGAGACTGAAGACAGTAGAGGAGTAGCCTGAGAGTGCTTGAGGAGTGCTTTTGAGGCATGGTGAAGCTTTTCTGCAGAATGACAGAAgtgcaagagaaagaaataaaggcaCAAAGTGTAGCTGTTGAGGTCCAGACTggacaggagaaagaaaggtcactgccagggcagtgctgtggagcAAGACATTACCcagcaggagcctggagcagctcaagGCTTTGTGTCTCAAGGAACTGCCAGGGAGCATGGACAGATGGCAGTGCCCCAGGAAGCATCCTGAGGGGTGTGTGAGAGGCAGGATCTCCATTGCCAGGGGCCAGGGGCCAGGGCTTGAACCTTTGTATtaatgaaacacctccaggtttgctcagcagcagagacagcttcctctgcttgtcctgaccTCTTATCATTGCCTCCAGTTCTCTACTCCAACCACAACCTGGAGACACTTTCCCAATAGTGTCCTTCACTGGGACCCATCAGCACTACAAGAAACTTCAGACTTTGAATCTGACTTTGACTTCTGGAGAggtttcatcatcttcctctcagGCTCTGATGTTTACATGGCACCAAAGCCACCTGAGGGATCACTAAATGCCTTGGGTtggtcctctgctgctcagctgggctgagctccatggctggaggcagctgatggcaaacaagcagcagagaaaagagagagctctggccaggagcagcttctctgcactgcacagcaggaCTGAGGACACGGCCAGGGAATCtcaggaagatgaggaaggcagagagagcttgAAGGTTGCCAGGAGGGTGACTGAGAGCTCACAGGAGAAGTCACTGCAGTCACTGACACGGTGAGTCTGTGGGTACAGGGCAGTGCAGATGCAGGTCCTGCAGGCATCTCCTaaagctggcacagccacagctgattGGGGCTGTAAGGAGGACTCCCTGTACAGAGGCTCTTTTCAGGCCATTGTGAAGAGCTGTGGAGccctggggtgcaggcagggctgggcagggctgtccttcagagcagggtccctgcagcccaggggctgtgtgctggggcagggactctgctgcctgccagcctcagctctcagcctgcccagggagctccCCAGGGCACTTTGGGGAGAAGCTGTGGGGGAAAGGAATGACTCATTCAGGGCAGTGTCCTGCTGCTTTAAAGGAGATGCTGTGTGGGTGAAAGCTGCTCACAACTCCAGCCCTCCCCCAGAACATTCTCAGGGGCAGCAGCTCAAGAggaaaggcagggcagggctgcctctAAAATGCTGACATCTCCATTTCTCACCTTTCTCctaaaggaggagggaaaggagctgTCAGGTTTGGATAAGGCACTGAACTGTTACCCTGAGGGTTAAGCAGGAACCTCCTAAAGTGCCTTCACTCCTCCTCTACCCGCAGACAGCCCCAGCATCACCTCTGCTGGCAGCATCAGACTTGATCTGATCAACTCCTGGGAATCCACAAACAGGGAGatggccctgggcagtgccTGCTTCTGGGAATGTTCTGCAGCCCcgagctgagcacacagcaggtgGGATGGGCTCggggagcagggacagggaggagagctggacacagagaagcagctctggaCATGGACAGCTCTatgcagcagagacatggacagggctgggggcaagCTCCAGGAAGCCCTGGAGAAGGTTGCATTCAGGTAGCTCTCCCTTGGTCTTTCTCAgctctctcttgctctttctctgcagatgtCTCTGGGTGCTGTCTGCTGGCAAGGACTCTTCAGAACTTCTCATCTCCAGGAGCCCTGACTGTgctctgcccatgctgctgggcttGCAGCTGCCCCCAGGAAGGCCCAAATCTCCCACAGGGGCCTGGCCAGTGCTGACCATTTCCCTGtggcttcagccctctgctcccagaGTCCTTTGATTCTCTCCATGGGGGGCTGTGTCCTGATGTGTCTGTCACAGTTGCACCTCTGGGCTGGCACAGAGAAGAGTTCACAAAGCTGCCCTTTGAAccagtgctgccctgctctcctcagGGCACAGAGGGCTGGGGGCTTGCAGAGGGCAAGGTGGCTGTGAGGCCATCCTCaagacagcagaggagagagttCAGGGCAGATGGGAAGAGGCTGATGGacactgcagctcccctggctcTGCACTCAGCTACAGAGGGCTGAGCCCCATGGCCTGTCCCACCTGGGAACGCTTCACATGTTCAGGCAGAGCAACTGGGATTTGTGTCCCTAAAATGAGCCCTGCCCAGATGTGATGGTGGGCAAGAAACCTCCCAGATGCAGTCACTGTCAGGCCatgctcagcctctcctctgcagcccacAGTGTTGCCAGCCCTGAGGACAGAGCTTTGCCATTAGCAGTGGATGACATCTGAGCATCTCCACGTGCCCACTGTGGCAGAGCCAAGGTGAGACAGGAAATGCCTTTCAGTTGGGGAATTTCTATGGGCAGTGGAGTGGCTTTGCctcctgtcctctcctcttCTGAACAGGTCtccatgggcagaggcagcagatggccaacagcagctccatcccccacttcctcctgctgccattgccaggcacaaggcagctgcagctcttgcacttctgcctcttcctggccatctacctggctgccctgctgggcaatgGCCTCATCATCAGCACCatagcctctgaccaccacctccacacccccatgtacttcttcctcctcaacctcGCCCTCCTTGACCTGGGTGCcatctccaccactgtccccaaATCCTTGGCCAattccctgaggaacaccagggacatctcctatgcaggatgtgctgctcaggtttttctgcttttattctgGCTTGCTGCAGAGTTTTCTCTCCTCACCACCATGTCCTACGATCGCTACGTTGCCATCTGCAGACCCCTGCACTATgagaccctcctgggcagcagagtttgtgtccacctggcagcagctgcctgggcctgTGGCCttctcactgctctgctgcacacagccaatacattttccctgcccctctgccagggcaatgctgtggaacagttcttctgtgaaatcccccagatcctcaagctctcctgctccacatccTACCTCAGGGAATTTGGGCTTCTGCTTGTCACTGACTTTGCAGCATTTGTGTGTTTTATTCTCATCATGCTGTCTTATGTGCAGAtcttcagggcagtgctgaggatcccctctcagcagggacgccacaaagcctttgccacctgcctgcctcacctggTTGTGGTCTCCCTGTTTCTCACCACTGGCTTCTTTGCCTACCTCAAGCCCCCTtccatctcctctccatccctggatcTGGTGGTGTCAGTTCTGTACTCAGTGGTGCCTCCAGCAGTGAACCCTCTCATCTACAGCCTGAGGAACCAGGAGCTGaaagctgccctgagcaaacTAATCCCTGGCTGGTTTCAGAAGCAATAAACTgtttgtcttctcctgcagagcagttctgatgtCACTCAGTGCAGGCCCAATGTGagtttctctatttttttcctgtttatgtTGGAATTTTGCTCTTTGTGATATTATCTACCCCTTTCTATTtcactctctcttttctttcctggccAAGAGTTTATGTtagaggagctgtgctccttgtTTGCTTGAACACAATAAAGGACCTTTcagtaactattttttttctctgagatcCTTCCTCCAAGCTTTCTCTGGAGCTTCCAGGACAATTCCTTTGTACAAAGTCAGCAGAGAAAagagtcccagcacagcagcactgccaaaaAGGTCCAGCAATCCCTGGACCTCCTGTCCCTCTCTCAATAGAGTCTGGTCCCTTCCAGTACCAATTGGATCTCCTGAACCCCTCCTAGCACAAACTGTTCCTCACCCCAGTACAaactgatcctctcactctctcCTTACCCATTCCATCTGTCCCATTACATATTTCATACCCTGACCCCTCCCACCACAGAATGGCCTCATCCCAGTATAAACTGCAGCCCTGATCCCATCCCACTCTAGGCCCTATCTCAGTCCAGAGTCCTTTCAAGCCCTCCACATACAGACCTGGCCTTGTCCCAGTATAAACTGATGCTCCTGATCCCATCCCAGCACAGTCTGAGACCCATTCCAGAACAAGCTGGAAGCCTTGGATAGGTCTCAGTATCAAATGAGCCTCTCCAAGTGCAAAGCCAATAGCATGAGCACCCTGGCAGTACAGACAGGCTAAAAACTACCCCCCCTGAACAGCTCCCAGtacagctgtggcctcctcccACAGCCAACTGCATCATCTTGCCTACCTGAggcccccttccctctcctccccatccctggatc contains the following coding sequences:
- the LOC128980574 gene encoding olfactory receptor 14A16-like, with protein sequence MANSSSIPHFLLLPLPGTRQLQLLHFCLFLAIYLAALLGNGLIISTIASDHHLHTPMYFFLLNLALLDLGAISTTVPKSLANSLRNTRDISYAGCAAQVFLLLFWLAAEFSLLTTMSYDRYVAICRPLHYETLLGSRVCVHLAAAAWACGLLTALLHTANTFSLPLCQGNAVEQFFCEIPQILKLSCSTSYLREFGLLLVTDFAAFVCFILIMLSYVQIFRAVLRIPSQQGRHKAFATCLPHLVVVSLFLTTGFFAYLKPPSISSPSLDLVVSVLYSVVPPAVNPLIYSLRNQELKAALSKLIPGWFQKQ